A single region of the Thermococcus paralvinellae genome encodes:
- a CDS encoding DUF257 family protein — MKGVIDRIWSSLKFGETVLIEHDPHTSPALGVYHLVKWAKEKGYNVLVDDILDTLYVYKAHLKLAGLDPDILSDVKVIKLGGRLNVGQVVGHLHIKEPIIRESEYRTLLDSLSKERVINPVLGFEKLFLLVESERELFELVNSIFSFIDDERRIAFYFINTDLLKKKSHVLSLLEELATTVVRVTKHGKSFSMKVVRSVNDEIDGVE; from the coding sequence ATGAAGGGAGTTATTGATAGAATTTGGAGTAGTCTTAAGTTTGGGGAGACTGTTTTAATAGAGCATGACCCACACACTAGTCCAGCGTTAGGAGTTTATCATTTGGTAAAATGGGCTAAAGAAAAAGGCTACAATGTGCTTGTAGATGATATTTTGGACACCCTCTACGTGTATAAGGCCCATCTAAAGTTAGCTGGACTTGATCCGGATATTTTAAGTGATGTCAAAGTCATAAAACTTGGTGGAAGATTAAATGTTGGACAAGTTGTTGGTCACCTTCACATTAAAGAGCCAATAATCCGAGAGAGCGAGTACAGAACACTCTTAGATTCATTATCAAAGGAGCGGGTAATAAACCCTGTTTTGGGCTTTGAGAAACTCTTCCTATTGGTTGAATCCGAGAGAGAATTGTTTGAACTTGTAAATTCGATTTTTTCTTTTATTGACGACGAGAGAAGGATTGCATTTTATTTCATCAACACAGACTTGTTAAAAAAGAAGTCACATGTTTTATCATTGCTTGAGGAGCTTGCAACTACAGTAGTTAGGGTAACCAAGCACGGAAAAAGTTTTTCCATGAAAGTCGTGAGGTCAGTGAACGATGAAATCGACGGAGTAGAGTGA
- a CDS encoding ATPase domain-containing protein — MVSEVIKTGIREIDEALGGGLINRGTLLISYDKRSLGWVIAGRVLKNLMKYDAVGVIFNVTLPLSKLMLRAKYLGIDIDEEGEKGNLYIVDLFGSKHGILYDKQYVYQITDWHDETALPKLIRLSQEIFSRIPKNKLIVVIVVTLEGLYHEFGEEFMNNAIKAAFAGFEKGQLDGLNMVMISLLNREAVPDTINAWLYTINDQVIEFTSHLTPEGFEETILIPKSSIPGFKVKCYTTKIAEKEDINIF; from the coding sequence ATGGTGAGCGAAGTTATTAAGACGGGAATACGTGAGATAGATGAAGCCTTGGGAGGAGGGCTAATTAACCGTGGAACTTTGCTAATCTCCTACGACAAGAGGTCTTTAGGATGGGTAATTGCAGGAAGGGTACTCAAAAACTTGATGAAGTATGATGCAGTTGGTGTGATATTCAACGTTACTTTACCTCTCTCAAAACTTATGTTGAGGGCAAAGTATCTTGGCATAGACATTGATGAGGAGGGAGAAAAAGGGAATCTCTACATAGTTGATCTTTTTGGGTCAAAACATGGGATTTTATATGATAAGCAATACGTTTACCAAATAACTGATTGGCATGATGAAACAGCACTTCCGAAGTTGATAAGATTAAGCCAAGAAATCTTTTCTAGGATACCCAAAAATAAGCTAATTGTTGTTATTGTAGTCACTTTGGAGGGGTTATACCATGAGTTTGGAGAAGAGTTCATGAATAATGCAATCAAAGCTGCATTTGCAGGTTTCGAGAAAGGACAACTTGACGGGCTAAACATGGTTATGATTTCACTTTTAAACAGAGAAGCGGTTCCTGATACTATCAACGCATGGCTTTATACTATCAATGATCAAGTTATAGAGTTCACATCACATCTAACTCCCGAGGGATTCGAAGAAACTATCCTAATACCTAAGTCCTCGATTCCTGGCTTTAAGGTAAAATGCTATACAACGAAAATTGCAGAAAAAGAAGACATTAACATCTTCTGA
- a CDS encoding thiamine ABC transporter substrate-binding protein, with translation MKKVALILALMIIVGGLGCISNNKEQTTTETPELVVYAYDSFVSWGLANATIPKFEKIYNVKVKIITVGDAGEVLNRLILEKDNPRADVVIGIDNNLIAKAIEAGVLEPYKPKNIDVVPKDLIDALDPTYHVVPFDYGFIAVVYKKSEVSNPPQSFDDLTKPEWKKSLIVEDPRTSSTGAAFLLWTIAVYGDPGWLYFWEKLKPNIYQITKGWDAGWEMWDKGEAPLFVSYATDPAYSAYSSGKEPDIGAIIFKEGGYPQIEGIGLVKGAKHPDLAKKFIEFVLSEDFQKEIPLTNWMFPVNKNVQLPDVFKYAVKPDKLVTLDPKEIEQNYSRWLEEWTKLMIEGKTPEEIIKERQG, from the coding sequence ATGAAAAAGGTTGCTTTAATTTTAGCTTTGATGATCATAGTCGGTGGATTGGGATGCATCAGCAATAATAAAGAACAAACAACAACAGAAACCCCAGAGCTTGTTGTTTACGCTTATGACAGCTTCGTCAGCTGGGGATTGGCAAATGCAACGATACCAAAGTTTGAGAAGATATACAACGTCAAAGTTAAGATAATCACAGTTGGAGATGCTGGAGAGGTTTTGAACAGACTCATTTTAGAAAAAGACAATCCAAGGGCAGATGTTGTCATTGGGATTGACAACAACCTTATAGCGAAAGCAATTGAAGCTGGGGTTCTTGAACCCTACAAACCAAAGAACATTGATGTCGTTCCAAAAGATCTAATAGACGCACTTGATCCAACGTATCACGTGGTCCCATTTGACTATGGATTCATTGCAGTTGTGTACAAAAAGAGTGAGGTTTCAAATCCACCACAGAGCTTTGATGACCTAACAAAGCCTGAATGGAAAAAGAGCTTGATTGTCGAAGACCCGAGAACAAGTTCAACAGGAGCGGCATTCTTGCTGTGGACAATTGCTGTCTATGGAGACCCAGGATGGCTCTACTTCTGGGAAAAGCTTAAGCCGAACATCTATCAAATAACCAAGGGCTGGGACGCCGGATGGGAGATGTGGGACAAAGGCGAAGCTCCGCTGTTTGTCAGCTATGCAACAGACCCAGCATATTCCGCTTATTCGTCAGGAAAAGAGCCAGACATTGGGGCAATAATCTTTAAGGAAGGAGGTTACCCACAGATTGAGGGAATTGGTCTTGTTAAAGGAGCAAAGCACCCAGATTTGGCCAAGAAGTTCATTGAGTTTGTTCTCAGTGAGGACTTCCAGAAGGAGATTCCACTCACAAACTGGATGTTCCCAGTGAACAAGAACGTCCAGCTTCCAGATGTTTTCAAGTATGCAGTTAAGCCAGATAAGCTTGTAACTCTTGATCCAAAAGAAATTGAGCAGAACTACTCAAGATGGCTCGAAGAGTGGACAAAGCTCATGATCGAGGGCAAAACTCCGGAAGAGATAATTAAAGAGAGGCAAGGATGA
- a CDS encoding calcium/sodium antiporter encodes MIQEFIMFIIGLTLLIKGSDEFVEAGSRVAKGFGVSEFLIALVLASIATTLPEVTVSAIAAYEGNSGIALGNAVGSALANIALILGVSAMIMPLKVDEIAWRNSLFMLAVTFYAWFLMRDMTISRFEGFSLIMIYLIFLYYLYKKHIALEEVGRSNGKNVKRDVVILFLSGIVVVVGARMVVTSAVTIARTLEIPEVVIGLTLVSIGTSLPELANSLTATLKKIPNISVGNIVGANILDILMVIGIASIIRPITVDESIFSFTMPLTLLVMGILTLSLRLTNKVSRGTSAVLLMIYAYFLYSQL; translated from the coding sequence ATGATACAAGAGTTCATTATGTTCATAATAGGTCTGACATTGCTAATCAAAGGTAGCGACGAGTTCGTTGAAGCTGGAAGTAGAGTTGCTAAAGGTTTTGGTGTCAGTGAATTCTTAATAGCTCTTGTGTTAGCGAGCATAGCGACGACTCTTCCAGAGGTTACAGTGTCTGCAATTGCTGCTTATGAAGGTAATAGTGGGATTGCTTTGGGAAATGCTGTTGGTAGTGCATTGGCAAATATAGCGTTAATTTTGGGAGTTTCTGCAATGATTATGCCTCTCAAGGTTGATGAAATAGCTTGGAGGAATTCCCTCTTCATGCTTGCTGTGACTTTTTACGCTTGGTTTTTGATGAGAGATATGACAATTTCAAGATTTGAGGGATTTTCACTGATCATGATTTATCTTATCTTCCTTTACTATCTCTATAAAAAGCACATCGCCCTCGAAGAAGTTGGAAGGAGCAATGGTAAAAACGTAAAGAGAGATGTTGTAATCCTATTTTTAAGCGGTATTGTCGTTGTAGTTGGTGCGAGAATGGTTGTTACAAGTGCTGTTACTATAGCGAGGACCTTGGAAATTCCAGAAGTTGTTATTGGTTTGACATTGGTCTCTATTGGAACATCTCTTCCAGAGCTTGCAAACTCTCTGACTGCAACATTAAAGAAGATACCCAATATAAGTGTTGGAAACATTGTTGGGGCAAATATTCTCGATATTCTTATGGTCATTGGAATAGCCTCGATAATACGACCAATAACAGTTGATGAGAGCATATTCTCATTTACTATGCCTCTCACATTGTTGGTTATGGGGATCCTGACTTTATCTCTTAGATTAACGAATAAGGTGAGCAGAGGAACAAGTGCTGTTCTATTGATGATCTACGCGTATTTCCTCTATTCTCAATTATAA
- a CDS encoding TIGR00288 family NYN domain-containing protein, producing MKEKIFRILKREEREAKEKGEEPRKTIGLIIDGPNILRKEFGIRLEDIKEALERIGKIRVAKVVLNQYAPQGLIEAVVNQGFEPIIVAGDTDVRIAIEAMELIYNSDVDIIAIATRDADFLPIISEAKRRGKETIVVGIEPGFSVALQNAADYVIRMEGRGEGVGYEKDHREHKA from the coding sequence GTGAAAGAAAAGATATTCAGAATTCTAAAAAGAGAGGAAAGAGAGGCTAAGGAAAAGGGTGAAGAACCTAGAAAAACAATTGGACTCATCATTGATGGACCAAACATTCTTAGAAAAGAATTCGGGATTAGATTAGAGGATATAAAGGAAGCTCTTGAGAGGATTGGGAAGATTAGGGTTGCAAAAGTTGTTCTAAATCAATATGCCCCTCAAGGGCTTATTGAGGCTGTTGTGAATCAGGGTTTTGAGCCAATCATTGTGGCTGGAGATACCGATGTTAGGATTGCCATAGAGGCGATGGAACTAATATATAACTCTGATGTGGATATAATTGCAATAGCAACAAGAGATGCCGATTTTCTCCCAATAATCAGCGAGGCCAAGAGAAGGGGTAAAGAGACTATTGTAGTTGGTATTGAACCAGGCTTCAGTGTTGCTTTGCAGAATGCAGCAGATTATGTAATTAGGATGGAAGGTAGAGGGGAAGGAGTAGGCTACGAGAAAGACCATAGAGAACATAAAGCATAG
- a CDS encoding TIGR00288 family NYN domain-containing protein, whose translation MPSNWERIMAITKEGMRSIAMMKRKMRRGKRIALLIDGPNILRKEFNIHLEDIVEALEQLGNIRVAKVILNQYAPQGLIEAVANQGFEPIIVPGETGVKLAVEAMREIYNPNIDIIALATRNAEFLPIILKAKEKGKETVIIGVEPGFSAALKHGADYVIILTPRGGESGERKDIQNSKKRGKRG comes from the coding sequence ATGCCCAGCAATTGGGAGAGGATAATGGCGATTACAAAGGAGGGAATGCGAAGTATAGCAATGATGAAGCGCAAAATGCGGAGGGGCAAAAGGATTGCTCTTCTGATTGATGGTCCCAACATTTTGAGGAAAGAGTTCAACATCCACCTTGAGGATATTGTTGAAGCGCTTGAGCAACTTGGAAATATTAGAGTTGCCAAAGTTATTCTTAATCAATATGCTCCTCAAGGTTTAATTGAAGCTGTAGCTAATCAAGGTTTTGAACCGATAATTGTTCCCGGAGAAACGGGAGTTAAGCTGGCAGTTGAGGCTATGCGTGAGATATATAATCCAAACATTGACATAATTGCTTTGGCAACAAGAAACGCTGAATTTTTGCCTATAATTCTCAAAGCAAAAGAGAAGGGTAAGGAAACTGTGATAATTGGGGTTGAGCCGGGATTTAGTGCTGCTTTGAAGCATGGGGCTGATTACGTTATCATTTTGACCCCACGGGGTGGAGAGAGTGGTGAAAGAAAAGATATTCAGAATTCTAAAAAGAGAGGAAAGAGAGGCTAA
- a CDS encoding tRNA(Met) cytidine acetyltransferase TmcA, with the protein MTVKIRFDKEVREYAKGEKVKDSLLKLTETALAEALENFHRRMIVLQGESMNKAKLAGILAGASAKVLSSLIDELIARKLRDESEGKVEVLYATDALGEGTFGRARYEEFRKHFDILAGENAELTKVTFKYTSDILGRTFDLLILDLSYDFSPNDLGRIIETVRGGGLIFVLTNPFEKWKNMWTGFHKNLVTPPYTIDDVKKRFNRRLIRKFEEHEGIYIVNAENQKLLKKPEKNKSQAKLPEREKIEIPEETRFPRELYELCLTNGQVEVLRNLEELIENDGMVVLTADRGRGKSVSVGIGVVGLALSSKRRRFRAVITAPELENVQSLFRFAKKSLEILGYKVKVVTEKNLIKELYAKGIGLRYYPPTQGYKKNADVYVLDEAAGIHVPILHKYLEKPKVIYSSTIHGYEGAGRGFSVKFLKKAKEKREFREIHLSVPIRYSSGDPIEKWLFDVLLLDAEPVPLTEEDYELIRKKEVYFEEPDLDDWFENDREDLKHFVGIYVLAHYRNRPSDVALLADAPHHEARVLRLKNGKIVCAIQIAKEGGIPKGVIEKMAKGYKPRGNIIPDMMVKHHYAKEFAKLKGYRVVRIATHPDAMDMGLGSKALELLIKEAEEKGYDWVGSGFGASEELIRFWIRNGFAVVHLSPSRNPVSGEYTAIVIKPISEKAKQIVKQANAEFRIRLLDWLGDTHRDLEPEIARWLFESPFGEAVDYPVHLTKTQIRRLEMFVGKVLTYDTVVDAVKPIVKLYFLDGWMRPYLDERQILLLIYRVLQAHTWEETAKFIDRTPLFTMIEVRDIIRGLWYYYKHIIKGFSS; encoded by the coding sequence AGAGCGAGGGGAAGGTTGAGGTTTTATATGCTACTGATGCTCTTGGAGAAGGAACGTTTGGAAGAGCCCGCTATGAGGAGTTCAGGAAGCATTTTGACATCTTGGCTGGTGAGAATGCTGAACTTACAAAGGTCACGTTCAAATATACGAGCGATATTCTCGGCAGGACGTTTGATTTGCTAATTCTCGATTTGAGTTATGACTTCTCTCCCAACGATTTGGGCAGGATAATTGAGACCGTTAGGGGAGGAGGGCTAATCTTCGTTCTCACTAATCCGTTTGAAAAATGGAAAAATATGTGGACTGGCTTCCACAAGAACCTCGTAACCCCTCCATACACCATTGATGATGTCAAGAAGCGCTTTAATAGGAGATTAATCAGAAAATTTGAGGAGCATGAGGGAATATACATAGTGAATGCTGAAAATCAAAAGCTTCTGAAGAAGCCAGAGAAAAACAAGAGCCAGGCAAAGCTTCCAGAGAGGGAAAAAATTGAGATCCCAGAAGAGACTAGATTTCCAAGAGAGCTTTATGAACTGTGCCTCACAAATGGCCAAGTTGAGGTTCTCAGGAATCTTGAGGAGCTAATAGAAAATGATGGCATGGTCGTTCTCACAGCTGATAGAGGAAGAGGAAAAAGTGTGAGCGTTGGTATTGGTGTTGTCGGCTTAGCCTTGTCTTCAAAGAGGAGGAGATTCAGGGCAGTAATAACAGCTCCCGAATTGGAGAACGTGCAGAGCTTATTCAGATTTGCAAAGAAGAGCTTGGAAATTCTTGGCTATAAAGTCAAAGTCGTTACGGAGAAGAACCTCATAAAGGAGCTCTATGCCAAAGGCATTGGGTTGAGATACTATCCACCAACTCAAGGATACAAGAAAAATGCTGATGTTTACGTTCTTGACGAAGCCGCTGGTATTCACGTTCCAATTCTTCACAAATATCTTGAAAAGCCAAAAGTTATTTATTCCTCAACCATTCATGGTTACGAGGGTGCAGGAAGGGGCTTCTCTGTTAAATTCCTAAAGAAAGCGAAGGAAAAGCGAGAATTTAGAGAAATCCACTTGTCAGTTCCAATCAGATACTCCAGCGGAGACCCAATTGAAAAGTGGCTCTTTGATGTACTTTTGCTGGATGCTGAGCCAGTGCCGTTAACGGAAGAGGATTATGAGCTGATTAGAAAAAAGGAAGTTTACTTCGAGGAGCCAGATTTAGATGACTGGTTCGAGAATGACAGGGAGGATTTGAAGCACTTCGTCGGGATTTATGTTCTAGCTCACTACCGCAACAGACCAAGCGATGTAGCTTTACTTGCAGATGCTCCGCACCATGAGGCTCGTGTACTGAGATTGAAAAATGGCAAGATAGTGTGTGCCATTCAAATTGCAAAAGAGGGAGGAATTCCGAAGGGTGTAATTGAAAAGATGGCAAAGGGCTACAAGCCGAGAGGAAACATAATCCCAGATATGATGGTCAAGCACCACTATGCCAAAGAATTTGCAAAGCTCAAAGGATACAGAGTCGTGAGAATTGCTACGCATCCAGACGCTATGGACATGGGGCTTGGAAGCAAAGCTCTCGAGCTACTCATAAAAGAAGCTGAAGAGAAAGGCTACGACTGGGTTGGCTCAGGCTTTGGGGCTAGTGAAGAGCTGATTAGGTTCTGGATTAGAAACGGCTTTGCTGTCGTTCACCTGAGTCCTTCAAGAAACCCAGTTAGCGGTGAATATACGGCAATAGTAATTAAGCCCATAAGTGAAAAGGCCAAGCAGATAGTGAAGCAGGCAAATGCAGAGTTCAGGATTAGACTGTTAGACTGGCTGGGAGACACTCACAGAGATTTGGAGCCAGAGATTGCAAGATGGCTCTTTGAGAGTCCCTTTGGTGAGGCGGTTGATTATCCAGTACATCTGACAAAAACTCAGATAAGAAGACTGGAAATGTTTGTTGGTAAAGTCCTTACCTATGATACTGTTGTTGATGCAGTGAAGCCAATAGTGAAGCTCTACTTCCTTGATGGCTGGATGAGACCCTATTTGGATGAACGTCAAATTTTACTCTTGATTTACCGTGTTCTTCAGGCTCACACTTGGGAAGAAACTGCTAAGTTCATTGACAGAACTCCTCTCTTCACAATGATAGAAGTGAGGGACATAATCAGAGGGCTCTGGTATTACTATAAGCACATAATCAAGGGCTTTTCCAGCTAA